Proteins from a single region of Paenibacillus sp. BIHB 4019:
- a CDS encoding GerAB/ArcD/ProY family transporter → MTRYFFYNFFLTSFVNLMLYVPHILIEHRYSGAVSSMLISGATGTLLTYAYTAALAHFPGMGLPEILRAYWPRWLVSPIMVYVAIICFVSSTIVVAAFAIMINRFFNPELNPLVILCLLVIACSYAASRSTLSVQHIIEVGLLLNAPIIFFVLFKMVRSPQLNWDAIHTVANFVMVRPELGSIAAGVFVFTGFFNLSIFNRLLPPNFSYTYRWLVPIFGMIILSISFFVPIGFHGTEAVEEYLYVWSMTADSITLQYGFIERVLFLFLIVYLNLSLIYTMSCWHQAMEFIKSCFPKLKMATDFEETPVINYMICGVFAIAAVFYLYFSDERLEFMFTRYWLTAMLFSYIAIVISVFMLSRKERKSA, encoded by the coding sequence ATGACACGCTACTTCTTTTACAACTTTTTTCTGACCAGCTTCGTCAACTTGATGCTGTATGTGCCGCATATTCTAATCGAACACCGCTACAGCGGCGCTGTCTCCTCGATGCTGATTTCCGGGGCCACCGGAACTTTGCTAACCTATGCCTATACTGCTGCGCTAGCGCATTTTCCCGGCATGGGACTGCCTGAAATTTTACGGGCCTATTGGCCGCGGTGGCTCGTCTCGCCCATTATGGTTTATGTGGCGATTATTTGCTTCGTATCGTCTACTATTGTCGTGGCCGCCTTTGCGATCATGATCAACCGCTTTTTCAATCCGGAGCTGAATCCGCTGGTCATTTTATGCCTGCTCGTTATTGCCTGCAGCTATGCGGCCTCACGCTCGACGTTATCCGTACAGCATATTATCGAAGTTGGACTGCTGCTCAATGCGCCGATTATTTTTTTCGTGCTGTTCAAAATGGTGAGAAGCCCGCAGCTAAATTGGGATGCCATTCATACCGTCGCCAATTTTGTCATGGTGCGTCCAGAGCTTGGCTCTATTGCCGCCGGGGTATTTGTATTCACCGGATTTTTCAACCTGTCGATTTTCAATCGTCTACTGCCGCCGAATTTCAGCTATACGTATCGCTGGCTCGTACCGATATTTGGCATGATAATTTTGAGCATTTCCTTCTTCGTGCCAATCGGATTCCATGGCACTGAAGCGGTAGAAGAATACCTTTATGTATGGAGCATGACTGCTGACTCGATTACGCTGCAATACGGCTTTATCGAACGGGTATTGTTTCTGTTCCTGATTGTGTATCTAAATCTATCGCTCATTTATACGATGAGCTGCTGGCATCAAGCGATGGAATTTATTAAAAGCTGCTTCCCCAAGCTGAAGATGGCAACCGACTTCGAGGAAACGCCCGTTATCAACTATATGATTTGCGGCGTGTTTGCTATAGCTGCCGTATTTTATTTATATTTCAGCGATGAACGTTTAGAGTTTATGTTTACACGCTATTGGCTGACGGCGATGCTGTTTTCTTATATAGCCATCGTGATTTCCGTGTTCATGCTTAGCCGAAAG
- a CDS encoding spore germination protein, whose translation MIDHIRLLFAQSVDLKVQQLKNDDLIIEIAYISSLCDDQMISNYVLVPFMKEEVPYDKQLRTISDYLVVDDPATWTDLLLKGNILIEAQGIVYSLYTAKIISNESTQTQVESAIQGPQLALNEDLKKSLNLIRSMYHSPELCVEEHTVGSLSKTEIIVLFDQRRVDPTVLNQLRQRLTKAQTEMLQAAGELETILTGKQWHLFPTVLITERPDRITTAISNGKIAILIKGNMFALVLPVTFFDFMHAVEDNYEAFWMTRTLILLRYVAVVLTITLPALYVSIISYNPELFRVQLALSIAGSRSAVPYPSFIEVMVMLFMIEALIEASIRLPRYIGSTATTVGGLILGQAAQQAGLVSSIMIIVTSVVAISNFVVPVNSLSFAIRFLKYPLIVMAIFFGITGVTVGSFMYVVYLCNLRSFGKPYFRMFAGTKSQSGDIGQVKVE comes from the coding sequence ATGATCGACCACATTCGCCTGCTGTTTGCCCAATCGGTTGACCTGAAGGTGCAACAGCTCAAAAATGACGATTTGATTATCGAAATTGCCTATATCTCCTCTTTATGCGACGATCAAATGATTAGCAATTATGTGCTAGTACCTTTTATGAAGGAAGAGGTGCCTTACGATAAACAGCTTCGTACGATTAGCGACTATCTAGTCGTTGATGATCCAGCTACGTGGACCGATTTGCTGCTGAAAGGCAATATTTTAATAGAAGCTCAAGGCATCGTTTACTCGCTTTACACAGCGAAAATTATTAGTAATGAAAGTACCCAAACCCAAGTAGAAAGTGCAATTCAAGGTCCGCAGCTTGCGTTGAACGAAGATTTGAAAAAATCGCTTAACCTCATCCGCAGCATGTACCACTCTCCTGAGCTGTGTGTAGAAGAGCACACCGTAGGCTCGCTGTCGAAGACGGAAATTATTGTGCTGTTTGATCAGCGCCGCGTCGATCCTACTGTATTGAATCAGTTGAGGCAAAGACTGACGAAAGCGCAAACCGAAATGCTGCAGGCCGCAGGAGAGCTGGAAACGATTTTAACCGGAAAGCAGTGGCATCTGTTCCCTACCGTCCTGATTACCGAGCGCCCGGATCGCATTACGACGGCTATCTCCAATGGTAAAATCGCCATTCTCATTAAAGGAAATATGTTTGCTCTAGTGCTGCCTGTCACCTTTTTTGACTTCATGCATGCAGTCGAGGATAACTACGAAGCCTTTTGGATGACTCGCACGCTTATTTTACTGCGCTATGTTGCGGTTGTATTGACCATTACGCTGCCTGCCCTCTATGTATCCATTATCTCTTACAATCCAGAGCTCTTTCGGGTACAGCTGGCACTCTCCATCGCCGGAAGCCGCTCGGCTGTACCCTACCCGTCCTTTATCGAGGTAATGGTTATGCTATTTATGATCGAAGCGCTAATTGAGGCCAGCATTCGGCTGCCCCGCTATATTGGTTCAACAGCTACGACCGTCGGAGGACTTATTTTGGGACAGGCGGCCCAGCAGGCCGGTCTCGTCAGCAGCATTATGATTATTGTGACCTCCGTCGTCGCCATTTCCAATTTTGTCGTTCCGGTCAATTCCTTGTCATTTGCCATCCGCTTTCTGAAATATCCGCTCATTGTGATGGCCATCTTTTTCGGCATTACCGGTGTTACCGTTGGCTCATTCATGTACGTGGTCTATTTATGCAATTTGCGCAGCTTCGGCAAGCCTTATTTCCGCATGTTTGCAGGCACAAAATCACAGTCAGGGGACATTGGGCAGGTGAAGGTGGAATGA
- a CDS encoding class I SAM-dependent methyltransferase: MSNWFEQSFGSDYMVVYKHRDWDNAYKEVQLMAQWLQLPAKAKVLDIGCGMGRHALALADCGYEVTGMDLSDPLLSEARKHDALQRVTWVQGDMRQLPFESGTFEGTVNLFTSFGYFADEKENVQVLREIRRMLKPGAPFLIDFLNPAYVERNLVSASERKDAESGWVIREQRKIEDGWVKKHIEIAVSSDEADNRHYDEQVRLYSLTWFERAFAEAGLVLEKTFGNVDGSAYDELNSPRLIMLGKANA, from the coding sequence ATGTCCAACTGGTTTGAGCAGAGTTTTGGAAGCGATTATATGGTTGTTTATAAGCATCGGGATTGGGACAACGCCTACAAGGAGGTACAGCTGATGGCGCAGTGGCTCCAGCTTCCGGCTAAGGCAAAGGTGCTGGACATTGGCTGCGGCATGGGACGCCATGCGCTGGCACTGGCAGACTGCGGCTATGAAGTGACGGGGATGGATTTGTCGGATCCGCTGCTTAGCGAAGCGAGGAAGCATGATGCGTTGCAGCGCGTAACCTGGGTGCAGGGCGACATGCGCCAGCTCCCTTTCGAATCGGGGACGTTCGAGGGAACGGTTAATTTATTTACGTCGTTTGGCTATTTTGCAGATGAAAAAGAGAACGTGCAGGTGCTGCGGGAAATTCGCCGCATGCTGAAGCCGGGTGCGCCATTTCTAATTGATTTTCTGAATCCGGCTTATGTAGAGCGTAATCTCGTTTCGGCATCGGAGCGCAAGGATGCAGAGTCCGGCTGGGTCATTCGCGAGCAGCGTAAAATTGAAGATGGCTGGGTCAAAAAGCATATAGAAATTGCCGTAAGCAGCGATGAGGCAGACAATCGCCATTATGATGAGCAGGTTCGCCTGTATTCGCTCACGTGGTTTGAGCGGGCGTTCGCCGAGGCAGGCCTTGTGCTGGAGAAAACATTTGGCAACGTTGATGGCTCAGCCTATGATGAGCTGAACTCGCCGCGCCTTATTATGCTTGGAAAGGCTAATGCGTAA